The Chroicocephalus ridibundus chromosome 3, bChrRid1.1, whole genome shotgun sequence genome has a segment encoding these proteins:
- the LOC134513437 gene encoding uncharacterized protein LOC134513437, protein MPHINAAAALQICVLLSALPAQYFISQWYGTDSVQRIQITERIIASWSSFTKSYLSLDAWADRLKLWLSKTRNWYYGEKKTKIGDNEAETHSYFAESSHVRSPKPEYIQFSVGQVIVHKRFGYSGVIVGWDVKAKAPEEWLRHKYPPAKQDLKDTPHYRILINKANGFGKSTAYIPEEEITIIMGLEVHHPDMKAYFSGYDGSKYIMQPWLKKIYPHD, encoded by the exons ATGCCTCACATCaatgcagctgcagctctgcagatcTGTGTGCTGCTGTCTGCGCTTCCTGCACAATATTTCATATCTCAGTGGTACGGGACGGACTCTGTTCAGCGCATCCAAATAACAGAAAG GATAATTGCCTCCTGGAGCAGCTTTACAAAATCTTACTTGAGTCTGGATGCGTGGGCAGATCGTTTAAAGCTGTGGCTATCAAAGACAAG gaATTGGTACtatggagaaaagaaaactaaaattggCGACAATGAAGCAGAAACTCATTCTTATTTTGCAG AATCGAGTCACGTTCGCAGCCCAAAGCCTGAATATATTCAGTTCAGTGTGGGACAGGTAATAGTTCATAAAAGATTTGGCTATTCAGGAGTCATTGTTGGATGGGATGTAAAAGCTAAAGCTCCAGAAGAATGGCTACGACACAAATATCCTCCAGCAAAACAG GATCTAAAAGATACTCCTCACTATCGAATTCTAATTAACAAAGCAAATGGATTTGGCAAATCTACAGCTTACATTCCTGAGGAAGAGATAACAATTATTATGGGATTAGag gTGCACCACCCTGATATGAAAGCCTATTTCAGTGGATATGATGGATCAAAATATATTATGCAGCCATGGTTGAAAAAAATCTATCCTCATGACTGA
- the IRAK1BP1 gene encoding interleukin-1 receptor-associated kinase 1-binding protein 1 isoform X2: MALPVPPPARVFAELLPTPAPASAPAGGGGGGGGGGPPAPSGREVHVSGSAELSAGPDRARVSLRLGSRKGAAGAARSSVSRRLEYIAQSARQRGVTVCIIFSDFGKMQNVCNLLIEKLGTSVTISPPHFYHTPEAVDTLRRQVCVAAVGNTRRKAQEVCRLFGQSLGKPLLIREEETKEWGGHIDNHLSNSPDSLTLQERIQNATAYASCRVFAVFEIKGKENRRNKLL; this comes from the exons ATGGCGCTGCCTgtgccgccccccgcccgcgtCTTCGCCGAGCTCCTTCCGACTCCGGCCCCGGCCTCGGccccggcaggaggaggaggaggcggcggcggcggcggccccccggCGCCGTCCGGGCGGGAGGTGCACGTTAGCGGCAGCGCGGAGCTGAGCGCCGGCCCCGACCGGGCGCGGGTGTCGCTGCGGTTGGGCAGCCGgaagggggcggccggggcggcgcggagcaGCGTGTCCCGGCGCCTGGAGTACATCGCTCAGAGCGCCCGGCAGCGCGGCGTCACG GTCTGTATTATATTCAGCGATTTTGGAAAAATGCAGAATGTTTGCAATCTACTCATTGAAAAGTTAGGAACCTCTGTTACCATCAGTCCACCTCACTTCTACCATACACCAGAAGCCGTAGACACCCTTCG cCGTCAAGTATGTGTTGCTGCTGTTGGAAACACACGGCGGAAAGCTCAAGAAGTCTGTCGACTGTTTGGCCAGTCATTGGGAAAACCTCTATTAataagagaagaagaaacaaaagaatggGGAGGCCACATAGACAATCATCTCTCGAACTCCCCAGATTCACTGACTCTGCAGGAAAGAATCCAGAATGCTACCGCTTATGCTTCCTGTAGAGTGTTTGCTGTGTTTGagataaagggaaaagaaaacagaagaaacaagttGCTCTAG
- the IRAK1BP1 gene encoding interleukin-1 receptor-associated kinase 1-binding protein 1 isoform X1 encodes MALPVPPPARVFAELLPTPAPASAPAGGGGGGGGGGPPAPSGREVHVSGSAELSAGPDRARVSLRLGSRKGAAGAARSSVSRRLEYIAQSARQRGVTEENMTVTEDFSRVEDTYQMEAEVCIIFSDFGKMQNVCNLLIEKLGTSVTISPPHFYHTPEAVDTLRRQVCVAAVGNTRRKAQEVCRLFGQSLGKPLLIREEETKEWGGHIDNHLSNSPDSLTLQERIQNATAYASCRVFAVFEIKGKENRRNKLL; translated from the exons ATGGCGCTGCCTgtgccgccccccgcccgcgtCTTCGCCGAGCTCCTTCCGACTCCGGCCCCGGCCTCGGccccggcaggaggaggaggaggcggcggcggcggcggccccccggCGCCGTCCGGGCGGGAGGTGCACGTTAGCGGCAGCGCGGAGCTGAGCGCCGGCCCCGACCGGGCGCGGGTGTCGCTGCGGTTGGGCAGCCGgaagggggcggccggggcggcgcggagcaGCGTGTCCCGGCGCCTGGAGTACATCGCTCAGAGCGCCCGGCAGCGCGGCGTCACG GAAGAAAATATGACTGTAACAGAGGATTTTAGCAGAGTAGAAGATACTTACCAAATGGAAGCAGAG GTCTGTATTATATTCAGCGATTTTGGAAAAATGCAGAATGTTTGCAATCTACTCATTGAAAAGTTAGGAACCTCTGTTACCATCAGTCCACCTCACTTCTACCATACACCAGAAGCCGTAGACACCCTTCG cCGTCAAGTATGTGTTGCTGCTGTTGGAAACACACGGCGGAAAGCTCAAGAAGTCTGTCGACTGTTTGGCCAGTCATTGGGAAAACCTCTATTAataagagaagaagaaacaaaagaatggGGAGGCCACATAGACAATCATCTCTCGAACTCCCCAGATTCACTGACTCTGCAGGAAAGAATCCAGAATGCTACCGCTTATGCTTCCTGTAGAGTGTTTGCTGTGTTTGagataaagggaaaagaaaacagaagaaacaagttGCTCTAG